In Aptenodytes patagonicus chromosome 6, bAptPat1.pri.cur, whole genome shotgun sequence, one genomic interval encodes:
- the LOC143161608 gene encoding uncharacterized protein LOC143161608 isoform X1: protein MLWERSIREDSPPFCSTWQSIDISDSVGGSTARQTCSRDYYDRSSPLLAVSSSQRGVIPCMLDLKPCMGSSNMQCSSIREDPNCLERCLCNLLVALEIFPCRLDPRERSCPRTSDCQCQDYGADLLLTPSSVSKHKRRESQDRKTFRLSSSSTSAVLARQCEPACCDKKLKEI, encoded by the exons ATGCTCTGGGAGAGAAGCATCCGTGAAGACAGCCCTCCTTTCTGCAGCACATGGCAAAGCATTGATATTTCAGATTCAGTGGGAG GCTCTACAGCAAGACAGACTTGTTCCAGGGATTATTATGACCGCAG CTCTCCCCTCCTGGCTGTTTCCAGCAGTCAGAGAGGAGTTATTCCTTGTATGCTAGATCTTAAACCATGTATGGGGAGTTCAAACATGCAGTGTAGCAGCATCAGAGAGGATCCTAACTGCTTGGAGCGTTGTTTGTGCAACTTGCTGGTGGCACTGGAGATCTTCCCCTGCAGACTGGATCCCAGGGAGCGTTCCTGTCCCCGCACCTCCGACTGCCAGTGTCAAGATTACG GAGCCGACTTGCTTCTGACACCGAGTTCAGTCTCCAAAcataaaagaagagaaagtcAGGACAGAAAGACATTTaggctttcttcttcctccacatCTGCTGTTCTCGCTCGTCAG
- the LOC143161608 gene encoding uncharacterized protein LOC143161608 isoform X2 has translation MLWERSIREDSPPFCSTWQSIDISDSVGGSTARQTCSRDYYDRSSPLLAVSSSQRGVIPCMLDLKPCMGSSNMQCSSIREDPNCLERCLCNLLVALEIFPCRLDPRERSCPRTSDCQCQDYGADLLLTPSSVSKHKRRESQDRKTFRLSSSSTSAVLARQV, from the exons ATGCTCTGGGAGAGAAGCATCCGTGAAGACAGCCCTCCTTTCTGCAGCACATGGCAAAGCATTGATATTTCAGATTCAGTGGGAG GCTCTACAGCAAGACAGACTTGTTCCAGGGATTATTATGACCGCAG CTCTCCCCTCCTGGCTGTTTCCAGCAGTCAGAGAGGAGTTATTCCTTGTATGCTAGATCTTAAACCATGTATGGGGAGTTCAAACATGCAGTGTAGCAGCATCAGAGAGGATCCTAACTGCTTGGAGCGTTGTTTGTGCAACTTGCTGGTGGCACTGGAGATCTTCCCCTGCAGACTGGATCCCAGGGAGCGTTCCTGTCCCCGCACCTCCGACTGCCAGTGTCAAGATTACG GAGCCGACTTGCTTCTGACACCGAGTTCAGTCTCCAAAcataaaagaagagaaagtcAGGACAGAAAGACATTTaggctttcttcttcctccacatCTGCTGTTCTCGCTCGTCAG GTTTAG